In [Mycobacterium] stephanolepidis, the genomic window ACGTTCATCGTGTCGACCGCGCTGGCCACGCGTGACTTCCAGGACGTGCATCATGACCGTGACCTGGCGCAGGCGAAGGGGTCCAAGGACATCTTCATCAACATCCTGTCCGACACCGGTCTGGTCGAGCGATTCGTCACCGACTGGGCCGGACCTTCGGCTCGTGTGACATCGATTTCGCTGCGTTTGGGTGTGCCGTGGTACGCCTACGACACCACGGTGTTCTCCGGCGAGGTGACCGCCGTCGACGACGGTGTCGTGGAAGTGGATGTGGTGGGCAACAACAGCCTTGGTGCGCATGTCACCGCCAAGGTCAAGCTGACGATCGGAGCGAGCGCGTGAGCTTGTCGGGTAAGGCCGCTATTGCCGGTATCGGTGCCACCGACTTCTCGAAGAAGTCGGGCCGATCCGAGCTGAGGTTGGCGGCCGAGGCGGTGCTCGATGCGTTGACGGATGCCGGTTTGTCTCCCGACGAAGTCGACGGCCTGGTGACCTTCACCATGGACTCGAACCTGGAGACCGCGGTCGCGCGTTCGACAGGCATCGGCGAGCTGAAGTTCTTCAGCCAGATCGGTTATGGCGGCGGCGCGGCCGCGGCGACGGTGCAGCAGGCCGCATTGGCGGTCGCCGCCGGTGTCGCAGAGGTGGTCGTTGCGTACCGGGCCTTTAATGAGCGCTCGGAGTTCAGGTTCGGTCAGGTGATGACGGGACTGAGTTCGACCGCCGACTCACGAGGCGTCGAGTACAGCTGGTCGTACCCGCACGGGCTGAGTACGCCGGCAGCCTCGGTGGCGATGATCGCGCGCCGGTATATGCACGAATACGGTGCCACAAGTGCAGATTTCGGTGCGGTGTCGGTGGCGGATCGCAAGCATGCGGCCACCAATCCGAAGGCATTCTTCTATGGCAAGCCGATCACCATTGAGGACCATCAGAATTCACGGATGATCGCCGATCCGGTGCGACTGCTCGACTGTTGCCAGGAGAGCGACGGCGGGGTGGCGATTGTCGTGACGACACCTGAGAGGGCCAAGGATCTCAAGAACCGGCCGGTGGTGATCGAGGCAGCCGCGCAGGGGTCCGGCGACGACCAGTTCACCATGT contains:
- a CDS encoding MaoC family dehydratase, with the translated sequence MDPVRLGGEVTTVGEKLPELKLEGTPTFIVSTALATRDFQDVHHDRDLAQAKGSKDIFINILSDTGLVERFVTDWAGPSARVTSISLRLGVPWYAYDTTVFSGEVTAVDDGVVEVDVVGNNSLGAHVTAKVKLTIGASA
- a CDS encoding lipid-transfer protein, with amino-acid sequence MSGKAAIAGIGATDFSKKSGRSELRLAAEAVLDALTDAGLSPDEVDGLVTFTMDSNLETAVARSTGIGELKFFSQIGYGGGAAAATVQQAALAVAAGVAEVVVAYRAFNERSEFRFGQVMTGLSSTADSRGVEYSWSYPHGLSTPAASVAMIARRYMHEYGATSADFGAVSVADRKHAATNPKAFFYGKPITIEDHQNSRMIADPVRLLDCCQESDGGVAIVVTTPERAKDLKNRPVVIEAAAQGSGDDQFTMYSYYRDELGLPEMGLVGRQLWDQSGLTPNDIQTAILYDHFTPYTLLQLEELGFCGKGEAKDFIANGAIELGGKLPINTHGGQLGEAYIHGMNGIAEGVRQLRGTSVNQVPNVEHVLVTAGTGVPTSGLILG